The Cucumis melo cultivar AY chromosome 6, USDA_Cmelo_AY_1.0, whole genome shotgun sequence genome includes a region encoding these proteins:
- the LOC103496865 gene encoding homeobox-leucine zipper protein HDG11-like isoform X2 encodes MDIMMDGRGGYGGGSPDEQEGSNDRKGKKTYHRHNPYQIQQLESFFRQCPHPDENQRRQLSRELGLETKQIKFWFQNKRTQTKAQNERADNSSLRTENEKIQCENLAIREALRNVICPSCGGPPFGEEERQRNLQKLRLENSHLKEEHEKVSNLLAKYIGKPISQLESLLPVLGSSLDLSPRSSLTQIVPSPAVDLISDPVILDGAATTYQSRGINDLENALMLETAATGLEELIRLLRIDEPLWMKTLNDGRYVLHRDSYEKIFPRPNHFKTSSARTESSKASGVVTMSAIQLVDCFLDADKWADLFSTIITNAETFHIIDPGMPGNRSGALQLMYQQMHIFSPLVSPRDFCFLRHCQQIEFGVWVIVDVSYEILKDCVTSARCWRLPSGCLIQEMPNGCSKVTWVEHVEVDDKTQTHRLYRDLVFNTLAYGADRWLFTLQRMCERLAYTFRDCAPNHELGGVLTSPEGRRSIMKLSHRMVKNFCGILSMSGKLDFPQLSEVNNSGVRISVRISSELGQPSGTVVSAATSLWLPLQPETIFNFFRDEKARVQWDVLSYGNPVHEIAHILTGVHPGNLISIIRPFIPTENNMLILQESCIDPLGSLVIYAPIDMPAMNIATSGQDPSEIPILPSGFVITGDGRTHSGIGASTSSTLGRPSGSLLTIAFQILVSSVSSSKQLNVESVATVNTLISATVQRIKVALNCSCLD; translated from the exons ATGGATATTATGATGGATGGTCGTGGGGGTTATGGCGGTGGGTCACCTGATGAACAAGAAGGTTCTAATGATCGTAAGGGGAAAAAGACTTACCATCGTCATAATCCTTACCAGATTCAGCAGCTTGAATC ATTTTTCAGGCAATGCCCACACCCTGATGAAAATCAGCGGCGCCAGCTAAGTCGAGAGCTTGGTCTTGAGACCAAACAGATCAAATTTTGGTTTCAAAACAAGAGGACTCAAACAAAG GCTCAGAATGAGCGAGCAGACAACTCTTCGCTTCGGACAGAGAATGAAAAGATTCAATGTGAAAACCTTGCAATTAGAGAAGCGTTGAGGAATGTGATCTGTCCATCCTGTGGAGGTCCACCATTTGGAGAAGAAGAGCGACAACGCAATCTCCAAAAACTACGTCTTGAAAATTCTCACTTGAAAGAAGAG CATGAAAAAGTGTCTAACCTTCTTGCCAAGTACATTGGGAAACCAATATCACAACTTGAATCACTATTGCCTGTTCTTGGATCTTCACTTGACTTGTCACCAAGAAGTTCCCTTACTCAAATAGTTCCAAGTCCTGCAGTCGATCTTATTTCTGATCCAGTAATATTAGATGGAGCAGCAACAACTTACCAATCAAGAGGTATTAATGATTTGGAAAATGCTCTTATGTTGGAAACTGCTGCAACTGGCTTGGAAGAGTTAATTAGACTTTTGAGGATCGATGAGCCTTTGTGGATGAAGACCCTGAATGATGGGAGGTATGTTCTCCATCGTGACAGCTACGAAAAGATATTTCCTAGACCCAATCACTTCAAAACTTCTAGTGCTCGTACTGAATCATCGAAAGCTTCAGGAGTGGTGACAATGAGTGCAATTCAATTGGTTGATTGTTTTTTAGATGCG GATAAATGGGCAGATCTCTTTTCAACCATCATTACAAATGCAGAGACATTTCATATCATTGACCCCGGGATGCCTGGAAACCGCAGTGGTGCTTTGCAGTTG ATGTATCAACAAATGCACATCTTTTCACCCCTCGTGTCTCCTCGAGACTTTTGCTTCCTTCGACATTGTCAGCAGATTGAGTTTGGTGTCTGGGTAATAGTGGATGTTTCATATGAAATCTTAAAGGATTGTGTCACCTCTGCACGCTGCTGGAGGCTTCCTTCCGGGTGCTTGATTCAAGAAATGCCCAATGGTTGCTCTAAG GTTACCTGGGTTGAGCATGTGGAAGTGGATGATAAAACACAAACCCACCGGCTCTATCGAGATCTTGTGTTCAATACTTTGGCATATGGAGCCGACCGATGGCTTTTCACTCTTCAAAGGATGTGTGAGAGATTGGCTTATACATTCAGGGATTGTGCACCTAACCATGAACTTGGAGGAG tGTTAACTTCTCCTGAAGGTAGGAGGAGCATCATGAAGCTGTCACATAGAATGGTAAAAAATTTCTGTGGCATACTGAGCATGTCAGGTAAATTAGATTTCCCTCAGTTATCCGAAGTGAACAATAGTGGTGTTCGAATATCTGTTCGGATTAGCTCGGAACTGGGGCAGCCCAGTGGGACAGTCGTAAGTGCAGCGACATCTCTTTGGCTTCCCCTACAACCTGAAACCATCTTTAATTTCTTCAGGGATGAAAAGGCCAGAGTTCAG TGGGATGTTCTCTCTTATGGAAACCCAGTACATGAAATTGCACACATCTTAACAGGAGTTCATCCAGGAAACTTGATATCGATAATTCGG CCATTCATCCCGACTGAGAACAATATGCTGATTCTTCAAGAAAGCTGTATAGATCCACTAGGATCCTTGGTGATATATGCACCCATCGACATGCCTGCTATGAACATTGCAACAAGTGGTCAGGACCCATCAGAGATACCAATACTTCCATCAGGATTTGTAATCACAGGGGATGGCCGTACTCATTCCGGAATCGGAGCTTCGACGAGTTCTACCTTGGGGAGGCCAAGCGGGTCTTTGTTAACCATAGCTTTCCAGATATTGGTGTCCAGTGTATCATCTTCAAAACAGCTGAATGTGGAGTCTGTGGCAACGGTGAATACTCTTATCAGTGCCACAGTTCAAAGGATAAAGGTTGCATTGAATTGCTCttgtttggattga
- the LOC127149695 gene encoding zinc finger BED domain-containing protein RICESLEEPER 2-like, whose amino-acid sequence MDSMDMELECDGSCATLKIVRDEDTNAKRKTIDVDSYGREDVPNPPKIRKNVKQSMIWDYFERLKGDPNDPRAKCKYCGVVYACHFKRNGTRTTKHHLENCKKYPYQKKRDQTQMTLAFKPKDKVGDNSSQLVCESFSLEGCREALVEMIIVDELPFKFVDDKGFKKFVDKLTCGNHNRFVVPSRFTVARDVFKLYVNEKNRLRDMFVKNKYRVSLTTDCWTSGQNINYMVLTAHFIDSNWKLHKRILTFCPIENYKGDTIGKIIEKNLKDWGIERVMTLMVDNESSNDTAVAYLLKRFNKGLLFGGEFLYVCCCAHILNLIVTDAFKEHNDSCKSYVCLDVPTRWNSTYMMIEAAVKFGKAFDRLEDEDASYRHDMPPNKEDWTNARMLIRFLKVFYDVTLKIFSSLYTTSNLVFHQITVIQNCVAESMGNVVEQCCRCLFHEYSITQSGSRQGCSSTSTTSTQTVSGLDADFDSNEHVGEDFAYDTIVEEFEDDATTPFEQGSSEIDIYLLEANVRTKGDFDILQWRKMNSDRFEVLGHMVRDILAIPVSTVASESAFSIGGCVVDSSCCSLAPKTVEFQYKAMFPDDNFVERSMFHERQSTKETHKRFKKGECSRQAKHTNVEVPKYFLKFQELIMANNQALNVKLDKLLLKIEGLKNLLKEKESATVEPNENIQRDENDGDQGDRNNGEEKWKGG is encoded by the exons ATGGATTCAATGGATATGGAGTTAGAGTGTGACGGGAGCTGTGCAACCTTAAAAATCGTAAGGGACGAAGATACGAATGCCAAGCGTAAAACCATTGATGTTGATTCATATGGAAGAGAAGATGTTCCAAATCCCCCGAAAATAAGGAAGAATGTCAAACAATCAATGATTTGGGATTACTTTGAGAGGCTTAAAGGTGATCCTAATGACCCTCGTGctaaatgtaaatattgtgGAGTTGTTTATGCATGTCATTTTAAACGTAATGGTACTAGAACTACGAAGCATCATTTAGAAAATTGCAAAAAGTACCCTTATCAAAAAAAGAGAGACCAAACCCAAATGACATTAGCTTTTAAACCTAAAGACAAAGTTGGGGATAATTCTTCACAACTTGTATGTGAGTCATTTAGTTTAGAGGGTTGTCGGGAAGCTTTGGTTGAGATGATAATAGTTGATGAATTGCCCTTTAAGTTTGTGGACGATAAGGGGTTTAAGAAGTTTGTGGATAAATTAACATGTGGAAATCATAATAGATTTGTTGTTCCATCTCGATTTACTGTAGCTAGAGATGTGTTTAAGTTGTATGTTAATGAGAAGAATCGTTTGAGAGACatgtttgtaaaaaataagTATAGAGTTTCTCTCACCACTGATTGTTGGACATCgggacaaaatattaattacatgGTCCTAACTGCCCATTTCATTGATTCTAATTGGAAATtacataagagaatactaaCTTTTTGTCCAATTGAGAATTATAAAGGTGATACTATCGGTAAAATCattgaaaagaatttgaaggaTTGGGGCATTGAGAGGGTAATGACTTTGATGGTTGATAATGAAAGTTCGAATGACACTGCTGTTGCTTATCTTTTAAAGAGATTCAATAAAGGATTATTGTTTGGTGGGGAATTTCTTTATGTTTGTTGTTGTGCCCATATATTGAATCTTATAGTAACTGATGCTTTTAAGGAACATAATGATT CTTGTAAGAGTTATGTGTGTCTTGATGTTCCCACAAGATGGAACTCCACATATATGATGATTGAAGCTGCCGTTAAGTTTGGAAAAGCTTTTGATAGATTAGAAGATGAAGATGCCTCTTATAGACATGATATGCCACCAAATAAGGAAGATTGGACAAATGCTAGGATGTTAATACGGTTTTTAAAAGTGTTTTATGATGTGACATTGAAGATTTTTAGCTCTTTGTATACTACTTCAAACTTGGTTTTCCATCAGATTACAGTGATTCAGAATTGC GTTGCTGAATCCATGGGAAATGTAGTGGAACAATGTTGTAGATGTCTCTTTCATGAGTATAGTATTACTCAAAGTGGGAGTAGACAAGGATGTAGTAGTACTAGTACAACTAGTACACAAACTGTTTCGGGCTTGGATGCTGATTTTGATTCAAATGAACATGTGGGTGAAGATTTTGCCTACGACACAATTGTTGAGGAATTTGAAGATGATGCTACTACACCTTTCGAACAGGGGTCTTCGGAGATTGATATCTATTTGTTGGAAGCCAATGTTAGGACCAAAGGTGATTTTGACATACTACAATGGCGGAAGATGAACAGTGATCGATTTGAGGTTCTTGGTCATATGGTTAGAGATATTTTGGCTATTCCAGTTTCTACTGTAGCGTCTGAGTCAGCTTTTAGTATTGGAGGGTGTGTTGTTGACTCATCATGCTGCTCATTGGCTCCTAAAACAGTGGAG TTTCAATACAAAGCCATGTTTCCTGATGATAATTTCGTGGAACGAAGCATGTTCCATGAAAGGCAAAGTACAAAGGAAACTCATAAAAGATTTAAGAAAGGAGAATGCTCACGACAAGCTAAGCATACGAATGTGGAagttcctaaatatttcctcaAATTTCAAGAATTAATTATGGCCAACAATCAAGCTTTGAACGTGAAATTGGACAAACTGCTTCTAAAGATTGAAGGACTGAAAAATC
- the LOC103496865 gene encoding homeobox-leucine zipper protein HDG11-like isoform X1: MDIMMDGRGGYGGGSPDEQEGSNDRKGKKTYHRHNPYQIQQLESFFRQCPHPDENQRRQLSRELGLETKQIKFWFQNKRTQTKAQNERADNSSLRTENEKIQCENLAIREALRNVICPSCGGPPFGEEERQRNLQKLRLENSHLKEEHEKVSNLLAKYIGKPISQLESLLPVLGSSLDLSPRSSLTQIVPSPAVDLISDPVILDGAATTYQSRGINDLENALMLETAATGLEELIRLLRIDEPLWMKTLNDGRYVLHRDSYEKIFPRPNHFKTSSARTESSKASGVVTMSAIQLVDCFLDADKWADLFSTIITNAETFHIIDPGMPGNRSGALQLMYQQMHIFSPLVSPRDFCFLRHCQQIEFGVWVIVDVSYEILKDCVTSARCWRLPSGCLIQEMPNGCSKVTWVEHVEVDDKTQTHRLYRDLVFNTLAYGADRWLFTLQRMCERLAYTFRDCAPNHELGGVLTSPEGRRSIMKLSHRMVKNFCGILSMSGKLDFPQLSEVNNSGVRISVRISSELGQPSGTVVSAATSLWLPLQPETIFNFFRDEKARVQWDVLSYGNPVHEIAHILTGVHPGNLISIIRQPFIPTENNMLILQESCIDPLGSLVIYAPIDMPAMNIATSGQDPSEIPILPSGFVITGDGRTHSGIGASTSSTLGRPSGSLLTIAFQILVSSVSSSKQLNVESVATVNTLISATVQRIKVALNCSCLD; this comes from the exons ATGGATATTATGATGGATGGTCGTGGGGGTTATGGCGGTGGGTCACCTGATGAACAAGAAGGTTCTAATGATCGTAAGGGGAAAAAGACTTACCATCGTCATAATCCTTACCAGATTCAGCAGCTTGAATC ATTTTTCAGGCAATGCCCACACCCTGATGAAAATCAGCGGCGCCAGCTAAGTCGAGAGCTTGGTCTTGAGACCAAACAGATCAAATTTTGGTTTCAAAACAAGAGGACTCAAACAAAG GCTCAGAATGAGCGAGCAGACAACTCTTCGCTTCGGACAGAGAATGAAAAGATTCAATGTGAAAACCTTGCAATTAGAGAAGCGTTGAGGAATGTGATCTGTCCATCCTGTGGAGGTCCACCATTTGGAGAAGAAGAGCGACAACGCAATCTCCAAAAACTACGTCTTGAAAATTCTCACTTGAAAGAAGAG CATGAAAAAGTGTCTAACCTTCTTGCCAAGTACATTGGGAAACCAATATCACAACTTGAATCACTATTGCCTGTTCTTGGATCTTCACTTGACTTGTCACCAAGAAGTTCCCTTACTCAAATAGTTCCAAGTCCTGCAGTCGATCTTATTTCTGATCCAGTAATATTAGATGGAGCAGCAACAACTTACCAATCAAGAGGTATTAATGATTTGGAAAATGCTCTTATGTTGGAAACTGCTGCAACTGGCTTGGAAGAGTTAATTAGACTTTTGAGGATCGATGAGCCTTTGTGGATGAAGACCCTGAATGATGGGAGGTATGTTCTCCATCGTGACAGCTACGAAAAGATATTTCCTAGACCCAATCACTTCAAAACTTCTAGTGCTCGTACTGAATCATCGAAAGCTTCAGGAGTGGTGACAATGAGTGCAATTCAATTGGTTGATTGTTTTTTAGATGCG GATAAATGGGCAGATCTCTTTTCAACCATCATTACAAATGCAGAGACATTTCATATCATTGACCCCGGGATGCCTGGAAACCGCAGTGGTGCTTTGCAGTTG ATGTATCAACAAATGCACATCTTTTCACCCCTCGTGTCTCCTCGAGACTTTTGCTTCCTTCGACATTGTCAGCAGATTGAGTTTGGTGTCTGGGTAATAGTGGATGTTTCATATGAAATCTTAAAGGATTGTGTCACCTCTGCACGCTGCTGGAGGCTTCCTTCCGGGTGCTTGATTCAAGAAATGCCCAATGGTTGCTCTAAG GTTACCTGGGTTGAGCATGTGGAAGTGGATGATAAAACACAAACCCACCGGCTCTATCGAGATCTTGTGTTCAATACTTTGGCATATGGAGCCGACCGATGGCTTTTCACTCTTCAAAGGATGTGTGAGAGATTGGCTTATACATTCAGGGATTGTGCACCTAACCATGAACTTGGAGGAG tGTTAACTTCTCCTGAAGGTAGGAGGAGCATCATGAAGCTGTCACATAGAATGGTAAAAAATTTCTGTGGCATACTGAGCATGTCAGGTAAATTAGATTTCCCTCAGTTATCCGAAGTGAACAATAGTGGTGTTCGAATATCTGTTCGGATTAGCTCGGAACTGGGGCAGCCCAGTGGGACAGTCGTAAGTGCAGCGACATCTCTTTGGCTTCCCCTACAACCTGAAACCATCTTTAATTTCTTCAGGGATGAAAAGGCCAGAGTTCAG TGGGATGTTCTCTCTTATGGAAACCCAGTACATGAAATTGCACACATCTTAACAGGAGTTCATCCAGGAAACTTGATATCGATAATTCGG CAGCCATTCATCCCGACTGAGAACAATATGCTGATTCTTCAAGAAAGCTGTATAGATCCACTAGGATCCTTGGTGATATATGCACCCATCGACATGCCTGCTATGAACATTGCAACAAGTGGTCAGGACCCATCAGAGATACCAATACTTCCATCAGGATTTGTAATCACAGGGGATGGCCGTACTCATTCCGGAATCGGAGCTTCGACGAGTTCTACCTTGGGGAGGCCAAGCGGGTCTTTGTTAACCATAGCTTTCCAGATATTGGTGTCCAGTGTATCATCTTCAAAACAGCTGAATGTGGAGTCTGTGGCAACGGTGAATACTCTTATCAGTGCCACAGTTCAAAGGATAAAGGTTGCATTGAATTGCTCttgtttggattga